One region of Streptomyces sp. CG4 genomic DNA includes:
- a CDS encoding SH3 domain-containing protein codes for MSFAVRGKRGMALTGLAVAAAIGGATLATPAYADDVYGHCTTDGVRIRSNPSTSGTVLGLCYTGERLAHRDVSGDGQWDLVYDVDSGVSGWMSHGYYSW; via the coding sequence GTGTCCTTCGCAGTACGGGGGAAGCGCGGCATGGCACTGACCGGCCTCGCGGTCGCCGCCGCCATCGGTGGCGCGACGCTGGCCACGCCGGCCTACGCCGACGACGTCTACGGCCACTGCACCACGGACGGTGTCCGCATCCGCTCCAACCCGAGCACCTCGGGCACGGTGCTCGGTCTCTGCTACACCGGCGAGCGCCTGGCGCACCGGGACGTGTCCGGTGACGGTCAGTGGGACCTGGTCTACGACGTCGACAGCGGCGTCAGCGGATGGATGTCCCACGGCTACTACAGCTGGTGA
- a CDS encoding Uma2 family endonuclease: MTPDTAERPQMSVEDFEELVRRAPRELQNRLEFLGGRLCVRHGPLDVEEFEELAEVAPETVRLEYVNGRVVVKAMPDGNHNEIFVWLQEQCMQHRPDLRLYPESGVKAEAYRNGRARTDGALAPKGHFKGRGDWSATDGILMAVEITSHDRDTDQRDRIDKPIGYATAEIPVYLLIDRDNNTLTVFSEPKDGRYQQSPSYPWGATVELPPPVSITLDTEELKDYAD; this comes from the coding sequence ATGACCCCTGACACCGCTGAGCGCCCGCAGATGTCCGTCGAGGACTTCGAGGAACTCGTCCGCAGGGCTCCCAGGGAGCTGCAGAACCGGCTGGAATTCCTCGGCGGCCGCCTGTGCGTAAGGCACGGGCCGCTTGACGTTGAGGAGTTCGAGGAACTGGCTGAAGTCGCTCCAGAAACCGTGCGGCTGGAATACGTCAACGGAAGGGTAGTAGTCAAGGCAATGCCGGACGGCAACCACAACGAGATCTTCGTCTGGCTCCAGGAGCAGTGCATGCAGCATCGCCCTGACCTACGTCTCTACCCCGAGTCCGGTGTCAAGGCCGAGGCCTACCGCAACGGTCGCGCCCGCACAGATGGCGCCCTCGCGCCGAAGGGCCACTTCAAGGGGCGCGGGGATTGGTCTGCAACTGACGGCATCCTGATGGCCGTGGAGATCACCTCCCACGACCGCGACACCGACCAACGCGACCGCATCGACAAGCCGATCGGGTACGCGACGGCAGAGATCCCCGTCTACCTCCTCATCGACCGTGACAACAACACCCTCACCGTCTTCAGCGAGCCCAAGGACGGCCGCTACCAGCAGTCCCCGTCCTACCCCTGGGGCGCCACCGTCGAACTCCCACCGCCGGTGAGCATCACCCTGGACACCGAGGAACTCAAGGACTACGCCGACTGA